The sequence tcgtagaagaaaagaaagttaaactcgtggcctacaagttgacgggcaAAGCTTCAGATTGGtaggaacaacttcaactcgagcagACGAGACAGATAAAGGCGTCAATCCGCAcgtggtcgcggatgaagaagttattatGCATGCGATTCCTCTCTTGAGATTATGATCGGGTACGTATTATTtcaacaaaaccaaaattattatCAGGATAGTCGATTAGTAAAAGGTTATGCAGAAAAATCATATTATTGGTCCGCGAAAAATGACTTCatcaaaacggagttgcaacagACCACAGGAATCATCAGTAGCGAACATGTGACCTCTATAGGAATGGAGAACCAacctaagacttctaaagtggggGGACAATATCTCATCACtgaacaggcctttgttaaacaatttGAAGAAACGAGAGATATATATCCAttggttgaaaagaaaaaatatgtagagcctgtgaatatcctagaggatttggaaccagtatcgcagAAGTTCAAGAGGGTTGTGCTTAATGAACtacctaataaattacctcccatacgagatatacaaaatcatgTTGATCCCGTCTCAagggcaagtccgcctaattgcccacattatcagaaagaatatgagatcttgaaggcagaagtgaaggaactgattgatattagtcaagtcaaggaaagcatgagtacatgtattgtgttagcttaagagcttaatgccaagtaccaAAAAATGGCTAATGAACATTAGCGTCAGAAGTTTTCTCAGAttcatgtgccaagtctcttgcgtaacttGATGacaagtttttttcaagtggaggggtttgatgtagaacgtgtcacagatacgttcctagcatggttgggtcaaaagaagatggaccgtaaattgaccataacttttgatccgggtatcattgTGGGGCgcgcaacctatcaatctttactgaaacgggccatccgaggtgaaccgacccacaaagtgggtcgcatctgtctgtttcgtcagaaaacgtgcgctttcagctcaaaaacgaatttttagaaaaattttactattttcaaTAATTCcaattttttggcatttttaatatttttagagttttagattttctttccttttagaaatcacttttagttatactaggactcttctagagaaagtttatttgcaatttttatttttagaaattaggccttagaagagttttattagaattaggatttttattagagttagaattttgttatttttggtaattacgaattttagtttatttgtttctttattaatggtgtaaggaggcGCATTAGACACTAATCaatgattcattaatcaatttcaaatttattagaatttatttctattttctgctttctttccttgtggattcgagaagtctctgtgaggagtccaggtaagttatgtggattcagaatagttatcctcttgaggaagacggtgctcgacctcacgtcctcccctgcgtcacctaTCTTTAAATGTGCATTTTATTTTTGCCTCTTCCATATGCTTTTCTTTTTCGAAATGTGGTGATTGTCCTTTTACAAATAGTGGTGATGGCTTCTACATTAAGGAAAGAAGATTCTCTCTTTATCTCACCTTTAATGATGGAAAGATTTTTACATCAATGGTCTATTCTCTTAATAGTAAGGATTGTTAAAACAACTTGGGTAAGTTACTACTACCcttatttgaatttgaattcaaaTCTTTTAGATGAGTAGATGTGATGATTGTCCTCTGATGTATGGTGGTGATGATATTCCTTTACAGGAAAGAAGCCAACCTCACGTTACCGACTATTCATTTTATCTGCCTCCATTCTATTAGATTAAACTAACTTTAAAAATCATACTAAACATGAAACCTGTTCCATCTTTTACTTAAAATTTCATCTACCATCTTCTCTGGGAATTGAATCAATCACACTTGGGGATTGGTCTGTAAACTGCTCTTCTTTCGTCCTTACAAAATTTACTGAAAGAGGGATCGATGTGAACAGAAAGACTCATCAGTATGAACATTGGATCGAGACATCACAAGAACTATTTGAGAAAAGAAACAATCCTTACAAAGGTATAGAGTAGATTATACTGCTATTGTTGAATAAACAAATGGAGTCTTTATATAGAATTCTCAACTATTCATATGTAAGTAAGTGAATTCAGGCTGCGTTTGGATGtccaattgaattgcaataattcaattcaatgaAAGAGTAGATGATCAAAGTAGGGCTAGCCCCCAATTTGTAATTACATGTTTTCCGAGCTCAACTTGAACAGAGGAAATTGCAATTAGAGGGTTGGTTATCATCACAAAATTAAAATAGCGGCACCCCcactttggtcatttcctctaCAATGAATTGAATGAGtttaagttcagtttgatttagCATCCAAACACGCCATACACTAACTTGCCACATTTGAAATAGTACTGTTGACCTGTGCTAATCTTTTGGAGTTTTCTCTTTTGCTATTTTTCAATGTTGAGTTCAAATGTGGATTAAGAATTCTAGAATAGCCGATacccaaatctagaaaacatGTGGCCATCTAGAAGAGTAGCTTCTGTTGCATTCCTACCATTCTTGCTCAAGCTATGCTCGAGAACTCGGACTGGAATAGGAAACTAGTGGAATGATTTCTTCTCCGAATGAGTTATCAGAATTCTCCAACATTACTAGTAAATCTAGAGTCCTAGTACATAACTGTAATGGCTCAAAAATGCAATGTAAGACATAACTGAAGTTGAGTTCTTGGGATACCTCAATTTCTTCTTGGAACGATGAATCCAAGCCATTGCCGGTGGTAAGATCCCGAACAGAAAGCAGTTGGCATACACTCCAGCAAAATTAAGTGCAGAAGAAAAAGCCGTGCGGAAATAAGAAGCAACGAGGACTGCAGAACCAATCACAAGGGGTGTCACAAACACGTTACTTTGATCTGAACTGACACAATTCGGCAAATcggatctctctcttttccattctCACAGCTAAAATCATCCGTCGAGTCTCCAATCGAAACTTCTTTTCTCAAATCTAATGATGACATAGAGCCAGAAAAAGAAGTCTTCCCGGGAATCCCTTTCTGGCTCCTTGAAGAAACTGCAAATCCAACTCGCCCACCCTCGTAAGGACTTGAAACTCCCACTAAAGAACCCTTCATCTGTTTCGCATCAGCTGTTTGAAAGATCAAATCCAATGTATCAACGAGCTGTTTGGGGAAGCTAACGGCATAACCAATCAAGCTAGTTGCTAAGGCCGAAAATGCAAAACCTTGAACTGCAGGTAGAGCAGAGGAATTCACAGAGAGCAGAAGCTGAATAGGATCTTCAGAAGCCACCTTATTAGTACCAGCAAGCCCCAAAACAACCACATTCCACGCCAAGACCATAACCAATGGAACTGCACCTCCAAACAGTATTGCTTTTCGTGCTTCAAAAGCCGTCTTCCCCACAATCTTACAAACAAAAGGGGTAATTACATGGAAACCCAGAGTGAGAACCGTTACCGGTATTGCTGGTAAGATCGTAGCCGGGCTCCACGAAGCATAACCAAAGGAACTCAGTACATTGGTTCTTCCAACGGACGAACCGACCGCAACGAGTGCGGTTATGGAGAGAAGCATGAGAATGCATAACAGCCTGTTCGCTGCATCGATGGCCTTGAATGGGAAGAACCCAATAACAGCTCCGGTGATACATGGAAAAATGGCGTTGGCCACGATCAAATTCACCGACGGGAACCACTGAACAACGAGAGAAGCAATGCCGGACACGCAAGCGACCAAAAGGGAAAAGCTCAAGCAGGCGTAGATGACCGCTACAAAGGCGCCAGCACGGCTGCCCATGCATTGATAGCTAGGCCAGTGAAGCTCACCTCCTCAACCCCATCTTCTTCCATGGCTGCAAAGCTGAGCTCTGCAACAAGAAGAATGGAGGAAATGACATAGACCCATGAGAGGATGATGGCAATGGTGGATGGAAGTGGGCCTGATTTGATGGTTGCAGATGGAAGGCCTAGCATTCCAGGTCCCACAGCAGTGCCTATGATCAAACTAACAGCACCCCAAAAGTTCTTTCCATCagcttctttcacttcagatGTTGGATTTGTGTTAGGATTAGAATCATCCGAGCTGATGGGGGTTGTGGACCTGCTTTGGATTCTGCAGCTTGGGAGGAAAGATGGGGATTTGGGTGGATTGGGGATGGGATTGAGGGTGTGGGGTTTTGGGAAGTGGGACATGGGGAGGGTTTGGAATGGGGTTCTGAGGTGAGAATGAGTGGTTGTGATTGAAGGGATGGTGGGCTTTGAGGTGAAGTGGGGGTATGATAGATGCATGTTTGGATGAGATTTTTTGAGTTCTGGATtgggggaatctatgtgggtgtTGATaggtgattttgattttgatgattggaGTGTTTGGATGCTTAGATTCGCATCCAAGGTAACCGTAGATTCCAAAGAGTCTGAGCTGCGATTCTACAGAAAGTGCAAAAGCTACATTGGCTTGGGGGAGGAAGAGGTTGGCATTGAATCGAGTGGGACCGGTCCGGTCTGAATCGATCCGCACTTTTTCAAGCTACTGGCCTAGACTCGATCCCATCcggaccgagttcgggtcagctGACTCAATTTGATCTAATGCACTGTTGGCCTAACTCGAACCGAGCCccactcggtcagggaaaccgagccAGATAAGTACGAGCCACATGGGACCTACTTAGTAAGGAGGGGCGGGAATATGGCAGAC is a genomic window of Magnolia sinica isolate HGM2019 chromosome 15, MsV1, whole genome shotgun sequence containing:
- the LOC131227789 gene encoding LOW QUALITY PROTEIN: uncharacterized protein LOC131227789 (The sequence of the model RefSeq protein was modified relative to this genomic sequence to represent the inferred CDS: inserted 1 base in 1 codon) is translated as MHLSYPHFTSKPTIPSITTTHSHLRTPFQTLPMSHFPKPHTLNPIPNPPKSPSFLPSCRIQSRSTTPISSDDSNPNTNPTSEVKEADGKNFWGAVSLIIGTAVGPGMLGLPSATIKSGPLPSTIAIILSWVYVISSILLVAELSFAAMEEDGVEEVSFTGLAXQCMGSRAGAFVAVIYACLSFSLLVACVSGIASLVVQWFPSVNLIVANAIFPCITGAVIGFFPFKAIDAANRLLCILMLLSITALVAVGSSVGRTNVLSSFGYASWSPATILPAIPVTVLTLGFHVITPFVCKIVGKTAFEARKAILFGGAVPLVMVLAWNVVVLGLAGTNKVASEDPIQLLLSVNSSALPAVQGFAFSALATSLIGYAVSFPKQLVDTLDLIFQTADAKQMKGSLVGVSSPYEGGRVGFAVSSRSQKGIPGKTSFSGSMSSLDLRKEVSIGDSTDDFSYQSNVFVTPLVIGSAVLVASYFRTAFSSALNFAGVYANCFLFGILPPAMAWIHRSKKKLRSCSSGDVSLLPGGDGALLILFAIAVILGIWH